The sequence GGCCTTCTCATCGGAGACCACGTCCGCCCGCACGTGGTTCTCCGCGTGGCAGCCGTAGCACACCGAAACGGTTGGCACGTTCGCCTCGGCTGTTTCCTCGACGTGCGAGTGGCAATAGCGGCAGTCGATGCCCAGTTTGCCGGCGTGAATCTGGTGGTTGAACCCCGTGCTGGGCTGGGTGGGCATGTACCCTTCCCGCCAGAACTTCGGTGTTGCGTAGTACCAGAACCCGCCGATCACCGCCCCCAGACCGCCCAGCGTGCCGACCAGGAACACGGTCGGCAACTGGTTTGTCCACCGCGGGAAGATCATTGACAAGGCTGGACCCTCGCTGCTGTCGCCCGGTTATTCGTGACCCGGGCACATGCATCGACCTGACCGGAACCATTCCTGTCAAATCGGACAATTGCTGTAAGGCAGCAATCTCTCCACTTTAGGCGTATCGTGTCAAGGCCAGAACCCGTCCAGATCACAAATGAGACTCGGTTGCAACCGATCGTTCAAGCGGAGCCGTACATATGCCTTCTACAGGGATCGACTCCATTAAGACGGATTCGTCTGTTTTCGGCGCGGCGGTAACGATCGGCTTCGTCCTCGCCGTGGCGATGTGGTGCGCCGCGTTCGTGACTCACTTCCCAGGACTCGAACTGCCCTCTCGTGTCGCCGGGCCTTGCGTTCTCGCAGTCTGGCTCGTGGCGGCAGTGATTGCCGGGGGATTGGTGCCTCGCGGTCGTGCGGGGCTGGTCGGCCTGTTGGGCGGGGCACTCTCGGCGCTTCTCTCGGTACTGATCCTGGGGGCGATCCTCGTGGAGCAACCCAAGGGCGATGTCCCCGCCCAGGGATTCCGGGGCCTCCCGGCCGATGCGGCGCTCTCCGTGGTTGGATTCATCGCCCTCGGCGCTGCGATCGGCCTCATCGGCGGCCTGGTCGGCAGCCGCCTGCGCCCCAACCACACCCGGCCCGCTGACTGGCTCGCTCGATTCGGAGTGGTCGCAGCCGTCGCGATCGTTCCGCTGCTGCTCCTTGGCGGCCTGGTCACCAGCACGAACTCCGGCATGGCGATCATCGGATGGCCCGATTCCTACGGCGCAAACATGTTTCTGTACCCGGTCGCCCTGATGGCCGACCCCGGCCGGTTCCTCGAGCACACCCACCGGCTGTACGGCTCGCTCGTCGGCCTGACGACCGGCGCATTCCTGATCTACGTGCTCGCCGCGGATCACCGGCGATGGATGAGGAAGTATGCCGCTCTGCTCTTCGTGCTGGTCATTGTGCAGGGCGTCCTGGGCGGGGTGCGGGTGCGACAAGGGAGTGTCGATGCGAACCTCGACAACCGCTACCTCTCGCTGTTTCACGGGGTCCTGGCTCAGCTCTTCTTCGCGATGGTGGTCGCGGGCGCGGCGTTCGTGTCGCGCGGGTTTCGGAACCTGATGGACCCGGCCACCGGCGCAGCCCCATCTCCCGAGCCGCGTGCCCTGCGCCGCCTCCGTGGGATGTCAACCGGCCTTCTGCACTCCATGATCCTGCAGTTGCTGCTGGGCGCGACCTACCGACACCTCAAGGCCTCGGGCACCACCGGCGCCAACCACGCGTTGTGGGCCCACATCGGATTCTCGTTCATCGTGCTGGCCGCGGCGCTGGCCACCGGGTTCGCGGCCCGCAGCGCCGATCGATCGTTCGGCCCCCTCCAGGCAACCTACCGCCGCCTGGGGGTGCTGCTCGTCGGGGTGGTGGTGGCGCAGTTCTGCCTGGGGTGGGCGGCGCTCTGGGCGCTGAACGCGGACGTCTCTCCCCGCGCCAGCTGGGTCCCCCCACTGCTGGCGACGCTGCACCAGGGAAACGGAGCCGTGTTGCTGGCCCTGGCAACTCTCGTGTTCACTTGGACGCGCGCCCTTTGCAAACGCGCCGGCCCCCCCGTTCAGCCCGTCGCGAGGTAGATACAAAACGGACCACCCCGCTGGGGTGGCCCGTTCGCTGGAGTCGACGCGCCCGCAGTGGGCCGCGGGCGCGATTGATCCTCGCTCAGCCGAGCTTGCCGTCGTAGGGCGGGTTGCCGCAGTACCCACCGCTCTTTTCGGTGGCAAAGGGCGTCGACGAACTGGGGTCATACCCCTTGATCGTCTCGATGGGCGACGTCGGGACTCCTCCGCCCGCACCCTTGATACTGCGAGCCGCCGCCCCGAGGGGCTTGCCCTTGATGGCCGGCCTGGACTTCGTGGCTTTGGATGCGGTCTTCTTCGTTGCCATGGTGTTGCCTCCGGGTTGAGTGCTGTTGAAACTCCGCGGCCGGGCCTGCGGAAGCGGCCCCACCGAGCGCAGCGCATCCCGTCGACCGCGCGCCACCCAGAGTTGTGCAGGTTCCCCCAAAGTCCCATCCGGCGGGCGAAATCCGCGGGGCCTAGGGCGCTCGCAGGTCGATAGGTATGCGAGCAGAGACCTATTCCCGGGGCCGCCGCGGGTGGGTCCCTGCGGGGAATTGCCGGTTAGGTCTTGTTTGCATGCTGCAATCGCGGCACGCTGGGGACGTTCGGCGTATCGGTTGGGGAAAGAGTCCGCCGGCCCGCCGGTCGGACCATGGAGCACTGGTTGTGTCACAGCCGCTTTCCGACTCGCTCAGGCCCCTCCCCGCCAACCGGTTCGGATTCGACGAGGCACGCCACCTGCTGTGGCGGGCCGGGTTCGGCGGCACGCCGGCGCAGATCCAGTTGCTCGCGTCGTGGGGGCCCGACAAGTCCGTCGACTACCTCCTGAACTACGAGACCATCGCCTTCGAACCCGACGCGGCCGATGCGTTCGATTCGTCCATCATGCGCCCGCCCAACGAGGAGGAGCGCGCGATGGTGGCCAAGGCCCGGCGCGGGAACGATGAGGAGACGCTCGCCCGCATCCGGGCCCGGCGTCAGGAGCGGGAGCGTGACGACCGCCAGCAGATGCGCCGCGTCCAGAACTGGTGGTTCAAGCGCATGATCGAGACGCCGCGCCCGCTCGAGGAGAAACTCACGCTCTTCTGGCACGGCCACTTCTCCACGTCGTTCAGGACGATCGAGAACTCGTACCACATGTACCAGCAGAACCGCCTGCTGCGCCGCTACGCCTCGGGGAACTTCGGGGAACTTCTCAGACAGATCATCCGCGACCCGGCGATGCTGGCCTACCTCGACCAGGACGACTCCCGCAAGAACAAGCCCAACGAGAACCTCGCACGCGAGATCATGGAGCTGTTCTCCCTTGGCGTGGGGAACTACACCGAGAAGGACATCAAGGAGGGGGCCCGGGCGCTCACCGGGTACACCTTCGTCGACGACTCGTTCGTCTTCCGCAAGAACGACCACGACGACGGCGTCAAGAGTGTGCTCGGACGAACCGGCCGGCTCGACGGCGACGCCTTTGTCGGCGCGATCCTCGAGCAGCGGGCCTGCGCCGGCCACATCTCGCAGAAGCTGTACCGGTACTTCGCCGCGGACTACCCGACCGGCCGGACCGAGGTGGACTCGGCCGCGAAGTCCGTCGTGCGGGAGATGGCGTCGGTGATGACCGGGAGCAAGTACGCGATCAAGCCCGTGCTGCGGAAGCTGTTCCTGAGCGAGCACTTCTACTCGGCGCCGCTGATGAACGAGCAGATCAAGTCGCCGGTGGAACTCGTGGTCGGCGCGGTCAGGTCCCTCAACACGCCGGTCCGCGACATGGACATCCTCAACGACGCGTGCAACCTGATGGGCCAGTCGATCTTCTTCCCGCCCAACGTCGCGGGGTGGAGCGGCGGGCGGTCGTGGGTCAACACGTCCACCATGTTCGTCCGGCAGAACATCCTCTGCTTCCTGCTCACCGGCAAGAAGCCGCAGGGGTACGACGCGCTCGCCAACGCGGAGAAGTACGACCCCTCGGTGCTGCTCGCCGACCTGGCCAGCGCGGACGCCGGCGCCGCGGCCGACCCGGCCCGGGTGGTCGACTACCTGCTGCGCTTCACGCTCGGATCGCCGACAGCGCGCAGCCGCGAGGTGCTCGGCGAGTTCGTCCGCGCCAACGGCGGGCGGGCGACGCCGGAGGTCATCACCGGCCTGCTCCTGCTGGTGACCGCGATGCCCGAATACCAGTTGTGCTGATCCCCCGCTCCCGCTCCGCCCCGCCACAGGCTCGACTCTCAGGATCACGACCATGAACTTCCTCGATCCCAACACCCCCGCCTACACCCGCCGTCAGTTCCTGGTGCGTGGGGTCACGTTGGCGTCCACGGCGGCGTTCGTCCCCGCGTTCCTCCAGCGATCCGCCTTCGGTCTGCCCCACGCGGCCCCCGGGGCGACCTCGATCCCCGGCGTGCCGGAGGAGCGGATCCTCGTCGTCGTCCAGCTCTCGGGAGGGAACGACGGGCTGAACACGGTGATCCCCTACGGCAACCCGGTGTACTACAAGGCCCGCACCTCGATCGGCGTGCCCGAGAACAAGGTGCTCAAACTCGGCAAGTCCTCGGGCGTCGGCTTGCACCCGCAGATGCGGGGCCTGCAGGCAATGCACGACGACGGGAT comes from Phycisphaeraceae bacterium and encodes:
- a CDS encoding DUF1800 domain-containing protein, whose protein sequence is MSQPLSDSLRPLPANRFGFDEARHLLWRAGFGGTPAQIQLLASWGPDKSVDYLLNYETIAFEPDAADAFDSSIMRPPNEEERAMVAKARRGNDEETLARIRARRQERERDDRQQMRRVQNWWFKRMIETPRPLEEKLTLFWHGHFSTSFRTIENSYHMYQQNRLLRRYASGNFGELLRQIIRDPAMLAYLDQDDSRKNKPNENLAREIMELFSLGVGNYTEKDIKEGARALTGYTFVDDSFVFRKNDHDDGVKSVLGRTGRLDGDAFVGAILEQRACAGHISQKLYRYFAADYPTGRTEVDSAAKSVVREMASVMTGSKYAIKPVLRKLFLSEHFYSAPLMNEQIKSPVELVVGAVRSLNTPVRDMDILNDACNLMGQSIFFPPNVAGWSGGRSWVNTSTMFVRQNILCFLLTGKKPQGYDALANAEKYDPSVLLADLASADAGAAADPARVVDYLLRFTLGSPTARSREVLGEFVRANGGRATPEVITGLLLLVTAMPEYQLC
- a CDS encoding COX15/CtaA family protein; this translates as MPSTGIDSIKTDSSVFGAAVTIGFVLAVAMWCAAFVTHFPGLELPSRVAGPCVLAVWLVAAVIAGGLVPRGRAGLVGLLGGALSALLSVLILGAILVEQPKGDVPAQGFRGLPADAALSVVGFIALGAAIGLIGGLVGSRLRPNHTRPADWLARFGVVAAVAIVPLLLLGGLVTSTNSGMAIIGWPDSYGANMFLYPVALMADPGRFLEHTHRLYGSLVGLTTGAFLIYVLAADHRRWMRKYAALLFVLVIVQGVLGGVRVRQGSVDANLDNRYLSLFHGVLAQLFFAMVVAGAAFVSRGFRNLMDPATGAAPSPEPRALRRLRGMSTGLLHSMILQLLLGATYRHLKASGTTGANHALWAHIGFSFIVLAAALATGFAARSADRSFGPLQATYRRLGVLLVGVVVAQFCLGWAALWALNADVSPRASWVPPLLATLHQGNGAVLLALATLVFTWTRALCKRAGPPVQPVAR